From one Streptomyces sp. NBC_01478 genomic stretch:
- a CDS encoding ABC transporter permease subunit — protein MSSLSYDLTLAGLSVGSAAALTGIGLIVTYRATGVLNFAHGAIAMVCAYVLRQCVVGWGWPLWLGAAVTLLFVAPGIGVALERFAFRPLSVLGGDPARPLVASIGVFVLLVGGAALVWGQGARDDAPELVSADPWGQLAVVLVLATGVGAVIRWTRFGRELRAVVDDRQLALLGGVDADRVAAAGWAFGSFTAGLTGVLLAPYVRLDPYGLPLLVMEVVAVAVAARMRSLPVAVVVALGIGVGQSQLTRFHLPGWGGQLTQAVGANLFVVALLIAALVLPGLGSRDALPRTATARVPTPPGAWIVAAVLFLLPLGFAGSDLHTSVQVPALGVVLLSLVVVTGRGGQLSLGQAAYAGLGALFTALLAAGRFPGLPRLPELAALATAVLLVAPLGLLTGWPAIGRHGLSLALATFAVGVGVSRFVFAQPYATSGLSLDRPSGFEGDRAYYVLELALLTCALLTTHTLRRGRTGRALAAMRDHEAGASAAGVQVPSLKLLAFVTGAALAALGGGMLGMGLRAFDPSAYDPVRGLLWFAAVIVLGADSPLGALTAAALLVGLDAGARGGVAAALIGVLAVCVGRFPGGPYEALRGAAERRRARLTPLGAGVRRRLRMAGVRTASTASAHTDVAHRARLGTGRESGARDRRGLTAGPGQRGDTGTTAATRTGVAHPANPDSSPKHTAGSRQRGEADTTAAGRTGVAHPARPGIGGRERTPAPGQPGKPEPTEATHEGVARPTAPGVGRQGGAVETSRAGAAPTPPATPEPTRPPKETALPEPASQTTARLRAAPAPRPPVPPVLTAHALYAGYGGFAVLDGVDLVVRGGQVAAVVGPNGAGKSTLFHCLAGTVRPARGRVRLDGRDITRLPAHARTRLGVARTFQQLAVFPSLTVAENVRVGAEQGRLAEPAAVERALRLFGLDGDVRSLPAAGLPTGTLRRVELARAFAGSPRVLLLDEPAAGLDTAEVAALTLVLRALAAEGTALLVVEHDLDLVAGLADVVHVMAAGRVVAAGPPDRVLDAPGTWETRV, from the coding sequence ATGTCCTCCCTGAGCTACGACCTCACCCTCGCCGGTCTCTCCGTCGGCAGCGCCGCCGCGCTCACCGGGATCGGCCTGATCGTGACGTACCGCGCGACCGGCGTCCTCAACTTCGCGCACGGCGCGATCGCGATGGTGTGCGCGTACGTGCTGCGGCAGTGCGTGGTCGGGTGGGGCTGGCCGCTGTGGCTCGGCGCGGCGGTGACGCTGCTGTTCGTCGCGCCCGGCATCGGGGTGGCGCTGGAGCGGTTCGCCTTCCGCCCGCTGTCGGTCCTGGGCGGCGATCCGGCGCGGCCCCTGGTGGCGTCCATCGGGGTGTTCGTGCTGCTGGTCGGCGGGGCGGCGCTGGTGTGGGGTCAGGGGGCACGGGACGACGCGCCGGAGCTCGTATCGGCCGATCCCTGGGGGCAGTTGGCGGTGGTTCTGGTCCTCGCGACGGGCGTCGGGGCGGTCATCCGCTGGACGCGGTTCGGACGCGAACTGCGGGCGGTGGTGGACGACCGGCAACTCGCTCTGCTGGGCGGGGTGGACGCGGACCGGGTGGCAGCGGCCGGCTGGGCGTTCGGGTCGTTCACGGCGGGCCTGACGGGCGTACTGCTCGCCCCGTATGTGCGCCTGGACCCGTACGGCCTGCCGCTGCTCGTCATGGAGGTGGTGGCGGTCGCGGTGGCCGCGCGGATGCGGAGTCTGCCGGTCGCGGTGGTGGTGGCGCTGGGCATCGGGGTCGGGCAGAGCCAGTTGACGCGGTTTCATCTGCCGGGCTGGGGTGGGCAGTTGACGCAGGCGGTGGGCGCCAACCTGTTCGTGGTCGCCCTGTTGATCGCGGCGCTGGTGCTGCCCGGACTCGGCTCCCGTGACGCCCTCCCCCGTACGGCGACGGCCCGCGTCCCGACACCTCCCGGCGCCTGGATCGTGGCCGCGGTGCTGTTCCTGCTTCCCCTCGGCTTCGCGGGTTCGGACCTGCACACCTCGGTCCAAGTACCGGCGCTGGGCGTGGTGTTGCTGTCCCTGGTGGTGGTCACCGGGCGCGGCGGGCAGCTCTCGCTGGGGCAGGCGGCCTACGCGGGCCTGGGCGCGCTGTTCACGGCGCTGCTGGCGGCGGGCCGCTTCCCGGGACTGCCCCGCCTCCCGGAACTGGCCGCGCTCGCGACGGCGGTCCTCCTGGTCGCTCCCCTGGGCCTGCTGACGGGGTGGCCGGCGATCGGCCGCCACGGCCTGTCCCTGGCCCTCGCGACCTTCGCGGTCGGCGTCGGCGTCAGCCGCTTCGTCTTCGCCCAGCCGTACGCCACGTCGGGCCTCTCCCTGGACCGCCCGTCCGGCTTCGAGGGGGACCGCGCCTACTACGTCCTCGAACTCGCCCTCCTGACATGCGCGTTGCTGACCACCCACACCCTGCGCCGGGGCCGCACGGGCCGCGCCCTCGCGGCGATGCGGGACCACGAGGCGGGCGCGTCGGCGGCGGGCGTCCAGGTCCCGTCCCTGAAACTCCTGGCCTTCGTCACGGGCGCCGCCCTGGCCGCCCTCGGCGGCGGCATGCTCGGCATGGGCCTGCGCGCCTTCGACCCCTCGGCCTACGACCCCGTCCGCGGCCTCCTCTGGTTCGCCGCGGTGATCGTCCTGGGCGCCGACAGCCCCCTGGGCGCCCTGACGGCCGCGGCCCTGCTGGTCGGGCTGGACGCGGGGGCGCGCGGCGGGGTGGCGGCGGCACTGATCGGCGTGCTGGCGGTCTGCGTGGGCCGGTTCCCCGGAGGACCGTACGAGGCGCTGCGCGGAGCGGCGGAACGACGGAGGGCGCGGCTCACGCCGTTGGGGGCGGGGGTGCGGCGGAGGTTGCGGATGGCGGGCGTGCGGACTGCCTCAACGGCGTCCGCGCACACGGATGTTGCACACCGGGCACGGCTCGGCACGGGGCGGGAATCCGGCGCGCGAGACCGGCGAGGGCTCACCGCCGGGCCCGGGCAACGGGGCGATACGGGCACAACAGCGGCCACCCGCACAGGCGTTGCACACCCAGCCAATCCTGACTCCAGCCCGAAGCACACCGCCGGGTCCAGGCAGCGAGGCGAGGCTGACACAACCGCAGCCGGCCGCACAGGCGTTGCGCATCCAGCGAGGCCCGGCATCGGCGGCCGAGAGCGCACCCCCGCCCCTGGGCAGCCGGGCAAGCCGGAGCCAACGGAGGCTACCCACGAGGGCGTTGCACGTCCGACCGCGCCCGGCGTCGGGCGGCAGGGCGGCGCGGTGGAGACTTCACGCGCGGGCGCCGCGCCCACCCCGCCGGCCACACCCGAGCCCACGCGCCCGCCCAAGGAGACGGCTCTTCCCGAGCCCGCGTCACAGACCACAGCCCGTCTCCGCGCAGCCCCGGCACCGAGACCGCCCGTCCCACCCGTCCTCACCGCCCATGCCCTGTACGCCGGTTACGGCGGCTTCGCCGTGCTCGACGGGGTCGATCTCGTCGTGCGGGGCGGGCAGGTCGCCGCTGTCGTCGGGCCCAACGGGGCCGGGAAAAGTACCCTGTTCCACTGTCTGGCCGGGACCGTGCGTCCCGCGCGAGGGCGGGTCCGGCTGGACGGGCGGGACATCACCCGGCTGCCCGCGCATGCGCGTACCCGGCTCGGGGTCGCCCGGACCTTTCAACAGCTCGCCGTCTTCCCCTCGTTGACCGTCGCCGAGAACGTGCGGGTGGGGGCCGAGCAAGGGCGCCTCGCCGAACCCGCGGCCGTGGAGCGGGCGTTGCGGTTGTTCGGGCTCGACGGGGACGTACGGTCGCTGCCCGCCGCCGGGCTGCCCACGGGAACACTGCGCCGGGTCGAGCTGGCGCGGGCGTTCGCCGGAAGTCCGCGTGTGCTGCTGCTCGACGAGCCCGCCGCCGGCCTCGACACCGCCGAAGTGGCCGCGCTGACCCTGGTGTTGAGGGCGCTCGCCGCCGAGGGCACCGCCCTGCTCGTCGTGGAGCACGACCTCGATCTGGTCGCCGGCCTCGCCGACGTGGTCCATGTGATGGCGGCGGGCCGCGTCGTCGCCGCCGGACCGCCGGACCGCGTCCTCGACGCGCCCGGCACCTGGGAGACCCGCGTATGA
- a CDS encoding ATP-binding cassette domain-containing protein, producing the protein MTIALRHARVRYGPLEALHGVTLAAPAHGLTVLLGRNGSGRTTVLRALAGTVALSGGAVVWDGADVTRVPAYERARRGLCLVPDRQAVFGSLTVRENLELAARDCSVALDAYPRLAPLLPRRAGTLSGGEQRMLALSRALLARARVVLVDEPAQGMSPAVAAHTYELLGGLDACVVVAEQRLPPVLRGRTALVYELRRGTVVFGGEAAELE; encoded by the coding sequence ATGACCATCGCCCTGCGCCACGCACGCGTGCGCTACGGCCCCCTCGAAGCCCTGCACGGCGTCACCCTCGCCGCCCCCGCCCACGGCCTCACCGTCCTGCTGGGCCGCAACGGCTCCGGCCGTACGACCGTGCTGCGTGCCCTCGCCGGTACGGTCGCGCTGTCGGGCGGCGCGGTGGTGTGGGACGGCGCCGACGTGACCCGTGTGCCCGCGTACGAACGAGCGCGCCGGGGACTGTGCCTGGTGCCGGACCGGCAGGCCGTGTTCGGGTCCCTCACCGTGCGCGAGAACCTCGAACTGGCCGCACGGGACTGCTCCGTGGCCCTCGACGCGTACCCACGGCTGGCCCCCCTGCTCCCCCGCCGGGCCGGCACCCTGTCCGGCGGTGAGCAACGCATGCTGGCACTCTCCCGCGCCCTGCTGGCACGCGCGCGCGTGGTGCTCGTCGACGAACCGGCGCAGGGCATGTCGCCCGCGGTCGCGGCGCACACGTACGAACTGCTGGGCGGGCTGGACGCGTGCGTGGTCGTGGCCGAGCAGCGGTTGCCGCCCGTGCTGCGCGGGCGGACGGCTCTCGTGTACGAACTGCGGCGCGGGACCGTCGTGTTCGGCGGCGAGGCGGCCGAACTGGAGTGA